One Leptospira wolbachii serovar Codice str. CDC genomic region harbors:
- a CDS encoding SulP family inorganic anion transporter: protein MFSKLKQDIPSGLVVFLVALPLCLGVALASGAPLLSGVISGVIGGIVVGILSHSNTSVSGPAAGLVTLVLAAIAGLGEYRTFLLAVFLAGFIQIIIGFLRGGFIANYIPSNVIQGLLASIGIILILKQIPHAVGFDVDPEEDFIFFQKDGENTFSELFNIIKYFSWGAVIIAISSLSLIIGYDKSKWKLLKFLPSPVLVILLGILLNTVFQNYIPQWYLSQKHLVSIPSIKNWESVFFFPNFSAILNTKVWYFAITIAAFATLETLLNLDAVERIDPHKRLASPNRELVAQGIGNSLSGLIGGLPITSVIVRSSVNIYAGAESKFSTIFHGILLSISVVFFGSFLNLIPLSSLAVILIVTGFKLTKLNLYQSIYKKGIYQFLPFIATIIAIIFTDLLTGVLIGLSISFIFILKNNYKNPFSVETETLNIGETVRIELPNQVSFLNKASIKDTLWAIPENSKLIVDASNCNFIDHDILEVLEEFKTVVSIEKKIQLNLIGLKDSYELSDQVQFVNILDKEAQQKLTPDEILDFLKRGNERFVKGKWSEKYFKHQVNATAFGQNPIAVVLSCIDSRTSPEIIFDAGLGDIISIRIAGNIVNEEILGSLELSCAKIGTKLIVVLGHSNCGAVSSALYALREGNIASITNKIQKAIDESEKIIHPIQKENEHIFNHVVKANVKNSIHEILSHSSFLSEKVESKEIKIVSGFYDTSSGEVQFFETIE from the coding sequence ATGTTTTCTAAATTAAAACAAGATATTCCTTCAGGCCTCGTTGTATTTTTAGTTGCTCTTCCCCTTTGTTTGGGAGTGGCATTAGCTAGTGGTGCTCCTTTATTATCTGGTGTGATCTCGGGGGTAATTGGAGGAATCGTTGTCGGTATCCTTAGTCATTCCAACACAAGTGTGAGTGGACCCGCAGCAGGCCTTGTCACTTTGGTGTTAGCTGCTATTGCAGGTCTTGGTGAATATCGTACCTTTCTTCTTGCAGTTTTTTTAGCAGGGTTTATACAAATTATTATTGGATTTTTACGCGGGGGATTTATTGCCAACTACATACCGTCTAACGTAATCCAAGGATTACTTGCTTCCATTGGGATCATTTTGATCCTAAAACAAATTCCCCATGCTGTAGGATTTGATGTGGACCCAGAAGAGGACTTTATCTTCTTCCAAAAAGACGGGGAAAATACATTTTCAGAACTATTTAATATAATAAAATACTTTTCCTGGGGGGCAGTCATTATTGCCATCTCTTCTTTGTCCTTAATCATTGGTTATGATAAGTCAAAATGGAAACTTCTGAAATTTTTACCGTCTCCAGTCCTTGTCATTCTCCTTGGTATCCTATTAAACACTGTCTTTCAAAACTACATTCCACAGTGGTATCTTTCCCAAAAACATCTGGTATCCATTCCGAGTATCAAAAATTGGGAATCAGTATTTTTCTTTCCCAATTTTTCGGCAATTTTGAATACTAAGGTCTGGTATTTTGCCATCACGATTGCTGCCTTTGCCACCCTGGAAACACTACTCAATTTGGATGCCGTCGAAAGAATTGATCCGCACAAACGACTTGCTTCCCCTAACAGGGAGCTTGTGGCCCAAGGAATAGGGAACTCTCTTTCCGGTTTGATAGGTGGCCTTCCTATTACTTCTGTGATTGTTCGAAGTTCAGTAAATATTTATGCGGGAGCTGAATCCAAATTTTCAACCATTTTTCATGGGATTTTGCTGTCTATTAGTGTTGTCTTTTTTGGATCTTTCTTAAACTTGATTCCCTTATCTTCTTTAGCCGTGATACTAATCGTTACTGGTTTCAAACTGACGAAACTGAACCTTTACCAATCTATATACAAAAAAGGAATTTATCAGTTCCTACCTTTCATTGCCACAATCATTGCGATCATCTTTACTGACCTTTTAACAGGGGTTCTTATCGGCCTTTCAATTAGTTTTATTTTTATCTTAAAAAATAATTATAAAAACCCATTCTCTGTAGAAACGGAAACTTTGAATATCGGAGAAACGGTTCGAATCGAATTACCAAACCAAGTTTCTTTTTTAAATAAAGCCTCCATTAAAGATACCCTTTGGGCAATCCCAGAAAATTCCAAACTGATCGTGGATGCCTCCAATTGTAATTTCATTGACCATGATATCTTGGAAGTCTTGGAAGAATTCAAAACTGTTGTTTCTATTGAGAAGAAAATACAACTAAATTTGATCGGATTAAAAGATTCATATGAACTCAGTGACCAAGTTCAGTTTGTAAATATTTTAGACAAGGAAGCCCAACAGAAGTTAACTCCCGATGAAATCTTAGATTTCTTAAAACGAGGAAATGAACGCTTTGTTAAAGGGAAATGGTCTGAAAAATATTTCAAACACCAAGTCAATGCAACAGCCTTTGGCCAAAATCCCATTGCTGTAGTATTGTCTTGTATTGATTCGAGAACAAGTCCCGAAATTATTTTTGATGCTGGTCTTGGAGATATCATTTCGATACGCATCGCCGGAAATATTGTGAACGAGGAAATACTCGGAAGTTTGGAGTTGTCATGTGCAAAAATTGGGACGAAATTGATCGTTGTGTTGGGCCATTCGAATTGTGGGGCTGTTTCAAGTGCTCTTTATGCACTTCGTGAGGGAAATATTGCCAGCATTACAAACAAAATCCAAAAAGCAATTGATGAATCAGAAAAGATTATCCATCCCATCCAAAAAGAAAATGAACATATCTTCAATCATGTAGTGAAGGCAAATGTGAAAAATTCTATCCATGAGATTTTGTCTCATAGTTCCTTCCTTTCGGAAAAAGTGGAGTCCAAGGAAATAAAAATTGTCTCTGGTTTTTATGATACCTCTTCGGGAGAGGTTCAATTTTTTGAAACTATTGAATAA
- a CDS encoding DoxX family membrane protein → MKIAYTIVRILLGALFLFSSVVILFNLVEQPETTGNLKIFNDGIKASGYLMTLIKVTELVVAVAFLTGRFVPLASIVIAPIAINIFLVHLTIAPEGLPVGIFVVVANAFLAYVNWNVYKPLFVPVNK, encoded by the coding sequence ATGAAAATTGCGTATACAATTGTTAGGATTTTGCTTGGAGCATTGTTCTTGTTTTCTTCCGTCGTGATCCTATTCAATTTGGTGGAACAGCCAGAAACGACTGGAAACTTAAAGATATTTAATGATGGTATCAAGGCCTCTGGGTACTTGATGACTCTCATAAAAGTTACGGAACTTGTGGTGGCCGTTGCCTTCCTGACTGGCCGATTCGTTCCTTTAGCTTCCATTGTGATTGCCCCAATCGCAATAAATATTTTTTTGGTTCACCTAACAATTGCACCAGAAGGATTGCCTGTGGGAATTTTTGTGGTTGTTGCCAATGCGTTTCTTGCTTATGTCAATTGGAACGTATACAAACCATTATTTGTTCCAGTGAACAAATAA
- a CDS encoding IS481 family transposase: MAWKETNVFEERMKFVVAWKRGGWSLTDLCHEFNISRVTGYKYLEQYELYGLDGLKDKSRKPKRHPHQTRKKIIELILQERKEHPRWGARKLLASLSARIHMIKKWPHPSTVGRILKQNDLIKTPKRRIRRESVEQPFSHALGPNDIWCADFKGHFTVGNGERCTPLTVTDAYSRFLLCCEIVAKADTANVINEFTKLFSEYGMPLAIRTDNGTPFASNALAGLSKLSVWWIKLGIKLERIEPGKPQQNGRHERMHKTLKEETALPPRSSLEAQQKAFREFQKEFNYLRPHEGIQNSFPAKYYQKSKRKFPKRIVKASYPTNIIVGEVNDIGNLHFEGHRIFLSSALALEEVGLEEISDRHVKIHFYGVSLGVIDLYTGKLLQFKNPMPSSLTSESGF, translated from the coding sequence ATGGCTTGGAAGGAGACAAACGTGTTTGAAGAAAGAATGAAATTTGTTGTGGCGTGGAAACGTGGAGGTTGGTCTCTCACAGACCTTTGCCATGAATTCAATATTAGTCGGGTCACTGGCTATAAATACTTAGAACAGTATGAGCTTTATGGTCTTGATGGTTTAAAAGATAAAAGTAGGAAACCCAAACGCCATCCACACCAAACCCGAAAGAAAATCATTGAACTGATCTTACAAGAAAGGAAAGAACATCCGAGATGGGGAGCAAGGAAACTCTTGGCTTCTTTATCTGCGAGGATTCATATGATTAAGAAGTGGCCTCATCCAAGTACTGTTGGTCGTATCTTAAAACAAAATGATCTAATAAAAACTCCCAAACGAAGGATCCGGAGGGAAAGCGTCGAACAACCGTTTTCGCATGCACTTGGTCCCAATGATATATGGTGTGCGGATTTTAAGGGTCATTTCACTGTTGGGAATGGAGAAAGATGCACTCCACTTACTGTAACGGATGCTTATAGTCGTTTTTTACTTTGTTGCGAGATTGTTGCAAAGGCGGATACAGCCAATGTAATCAATGAATTTACGAAGTTATTCTCGGAGTATGGAATGCCTCTTGCCATACGAACGGACAATGGAACACCGTTTGCCTCGAATGCACTGGCAGGTCTTAGCAAACTCTCCGTTTGGTGGATCAAACTTGGAATTAAATTGGAGCGCATCGAACCAGGCAAACCCCAACAGAATGGTCGGCATGAAAGGATGCATAAAACGTTAAAAGAAGAAACGGCTTTGCCACCAAGGTCAAGCTTGGAAGCGCAACAAAAAGCATTTCGGGAGTTTCAAAAGGAGTTCAACTATCTGAGACCCCATGAAGGAATCCAAAATTCATTTCCAGCGAAGTATTATCAGAAGTCCAAACGAAAGTTTCCGAAACGGATCGTTAAAGCTTCTTATCCAACAAACATAATAGTTGGTGAAGTGAATGATATTGGGAATCTACATTTTGAAGGACATCGTATCTTTTTATCTTCCGCTCTTGCTTTGGAGGAAGTCGGTCTGGAAGAGATCTCTGATAGACATGTGAAGATTCATTTTTATGGAGTCAGTCTTGGAGTAATAGACCTATATACAGGAAAATTGTTGCAATTTAAAAACCCAATGCCATCCTCTTTAACGTCTGAATCAGGATTTTAA
- a CDS encoding SRPBCC family protein, translating to MIKNNTETIIENNKVTYKRYFDVPADLLFEVWSQGEHLTEWWGPDGFTLTINSLDFSNGGIWDFVMHGPDGHNYKNKIQFIEIKKPISISYKHIGDGEGDEDVDFQSRIVFEGVGEGTNLIMEQIFSSKAELERVNEKYGAIEGGKQHIGNLAKYLEKIK from the coding sequence GTGATAAAAAATAATACAGAGACAATCATAGAGAACAACAAAGTCACTTATAAACGCTATTTTGATGTACCCGCCGACTTACTTTTTGAAGTTTGGTCGCAAGGGGAGCACCTTACGGAATGGTGGGGTCCCGATGGTTTTACGTTAACAATCAATAGTTTAGATTTTTCAAACGGTGGTATTTGGGATTTTGTAATGCATGGTCCCGATGGGCATAATTACAAAAACAAAATCCAATTTATAGAAATTAAAAAACCGATTTCCATTTCCTATAAACACATCGGTGATGGAGAAGGCGATGAGGATGTAGACTTCCAATCACGTATCGTTTTTGAAGGTGTAGGGGAAGGAACAAATCTTATCATGGAACAAATATTCTCAAGCAAAGCAGAATTAGAGCGGGTGAATGAGAAGTATGGAGCCATTGAAGGTGGAAAACAACATATTGGAAACCTTGCAAAGTATTTGGAAAAAATTAAGTAG
- a CDS encoding ArsR/SmtB family transcription factor: MNAFAALADDTRRDIVRLVAKNGELTSTEISQNFQMSPPAISQHLKVLKEANVLQMKKDAQKRIYSLNQSGMMEMEDWITDIRNLWTKRLDKLDRYVLKLKMERSRDKK, encoded by the coding sequence ATGAACGCTTTTGCTGCTTTAGCAGATGATACGAGAAGGGATATTGTAAGACTCGTGGCAAAAAATGGGGAACTTACCTCAACAGAAATTAGCCAGAATTTCCAAATGAGTCCACCCGCAATTTCACAACATCTGAAAGTGCTAAAAGAAGCAAATGTCCTTCAGATGAAAAAAGATGCACAGAAACGTATCTATAGTCTGAACCAATCAGGAATGATGGAAATGGAAGATTGGATTACCGATATCAGGAATCTATGGACCAAACGTTTGGATAAATTGGATAGATATGTACTAAAATTAAAAATGGAGAGATCCCGTGATAAAAAATAA
- a CDS encoding flavin-containing monooxygenase produces MTTSILRNPSVVVIGAGMTGILLAIELEKAGITDVTILEKKNDLGGTWRENTYPGVACDIPAHMYTYSFEPNPEWSHRFAHGDEIQAYFKRVSDKYKVTPRIHFNEAVSEASYNNGKWTTKTNQGKTYVSDFLISATGILHHPARPEIQGLNSFQGKCFHTAEWDHSVDLKGKRIGIIGTGSTAAQVIPELIKVGKKVSVFQRTPQWIIQIPDTNYSEKEKERWRKDTNILKRFHKWYTFAVEQTFSKAVIGKKIPHLLMSFLCKRNLRNSIKDPVLRAKLTPNYRVGCKRVIVNSTFYDAIQKPNADLVTEGIEKITEKGVVTKEGTLHELDILILATGFHPFNFMRPMNLTGKNGINIDTVWKKKVQAYRSLFIPHFPNFILMLGPNTPIGNFSVIAMSEVQTKYVMKVINDWRKKKFDEIETTEEALKQFAAYLKAGMGSTVWLGGCQSWYLDPDGDPAMWPYTWSQWEKEMKTPDYKDFAVKTF; encoded by the coding sequence ATGACAACTTCCATACTCAGAAATCCTTCAGTTGTGGTCATAGGTGCTGGGATGACTGGCATTCTACTTGCGATCGAATTAGAAAAAGCAGGGATCACAGACGTTACCATACTAGAGAAAAAAAATGACTTAGGGGGTACTTGGAGAGAAAACACTTATCCAGGTGTTGCTTGTGACATCCCTGCTCATATGTATACTTATAGTTTTGAACCAAACCCAGAGTGGAGCCACCGTTTTGCCCACGGGGATGAAATCCAAGCTTACTTCAAACGAGTCAGTGACAAATACAAAGTAACTCCAAGAATTCATTTCAATGAAGCAGTTAGCGAAGCATCCTATAACAACGGAAAGTGGACGACAAAAACCAACCAAGGAAAAACTTATGTTTCTGATTTTTTAATTTCCGCAACAGGAATTTTACACCACCCGGCCAGGCCCGAGATCCAAGGACTAAATTCCTTCCAAGGTAAATGTTTTCATACTGCCGAATGGGATCACTCAGTAGATTTAAAAGGAAAAAGAATTGGTATCATCGGGACTGGATCTACAGCAGCCCAAGTCATTCCAGAATTGATCAAAGTGGGAAAAAAAGTTTCCGTATTCCAAAGAACACCGCAATGGATCATTCAAATTCCCGATACCAATTATTCCGAAAAAGAAAAAGAACGTTGGAGAAAGGATACAAATATATTAAAACGATTTCACAAATGGTATACCTTTGCCGTAGAACAAACATTCTCTAAAGCAGTGATTGGTAAAAAAATCCCTCATTTACTTATGAGTTTTCTTTGTAAACGAAATCTCCGAAACTCCATTAAAGATCCTGTACTCCGTGCAAAACTAACACCTAACTATCGAGTAGGATGTAAACGAGTGATTGTAAACTCTACATTCTATGATGCCATCCAAAAACCAAATGCAGATTTAGTTACCGAAGGTATCGAAAAAATTACCGAGAAAGGAGTTGTTACAAAGGAAGGTACACTCCACGAACTGGATATTTTAATCCTAGCGACAGGATTTCATCCATTCAACTTTATGAGACCAATGAACCTAACGGGAAAAAATGGAATCAATATCGATACAGTTTGGAAAAAGAAAGTCCAAGCCTACAGGTCCTTATTCATTCCGCACTTCCCCAACTTCATACTTATGTTAGGACCAAATACACCGATTGGGAATTTTTCTGTGATTGCCATGAGTGAGGTACAAACCAAATACGTAATGAAAGTGATAAACGATTGGCGAAAAAAGAAATTTGATGAAATCGAAACCACAGAAGAAGCGCTAAAACAATTTGCAGCTTATCTCAAGGCTGGCATGGGTAGCACGGTATGGCTTGGTGGTTGTCAAAGTTGGTATTTGGATCCAGACGGCGATCCCGCGATGTGGCCATATACTTGGAGTCAGTGGGAAAAGGAAATGAAAACACCTGACTACAAAGACTTTGCGGTAAAAACTTTTTAA
- a CDS encoding L,D-transpeptidase family protein, translated as MKTIGSPKSLASFFHFLGFSPKSKQFQCHKYHSITVLFSFLYFFCPLPVESQGNSPPESPLWNSEQILFITAKAGETTGYLDVYTLNEGEWTSVLEKIPVRLGRNGLLSGLEKREGDGNTPTGVFPIERIVGKQKKQIRNLEYTQIRKHYHWSDSPTSKNYNKLIKHREKGAVLLWDSTIYDLFIVIEHNTKPAVPGRGSMIFLHSWNEDKPTSGCVGVSKEVLETLVSVLDGDKKPSISIQILD; from the coding sequence TTGAAAACCATCGGCTCTCCGAAATCCCTAGCATCCTTCTTCCACTTCCTAGGTTTCTCCCCAAAATCCAAGCAATTTCAATGCCACAAATACCATTCTATCACTGTTCTTTTTAGTTTTCTCTATTTTTTTTGTCCGCTCCCCGTTGAAAGCCAAGGTAATTCTCCGCCGGAATCTCCTCTTTGGAACTCAGAACAGATCCTTTTCATTACCGCAAAAGCCGGTGAAACCACAGGGTATCTGGATGTTTACACACTAAACGAAGGAGAATGGACATCTGTCCTCGAAAAAATACCAGTGAGACTGGGGCGGAATGGCCTTTTGTCCGGTTTGGAAAAAAGGGAAGGGGATGGAAATACTCCTACAGGTGTTTTCCCTATCGAAAGGATCGTTGGAAAACAAAAAAAACAAATTCGCAATTTAGAATACACTCAAATTCGAAAGCACTACCACTGGAGTGATTCGCCCACTTCCAAAAATTACAACAAACTGATCAAACATCGCGAGAAGGGTGCAGTCCTTCTTTGGGATTCCACAATTTACGACCTATTTATCGTGATCGAACACAATACAAAACCTGCAGTGCCTGGCCGTGGAAGTATGATTTTCCTTCATTCATGGAATGAAGATAAACCAACCTCAGGTTGTGTGGGTGTATCCAAAGAAGTTTTGGAGACTTTAGTTTCCGTGTTAGATGGTGATAAAAAACCTAGTATTTCCATCCAAATTTTGGATTGA
- a CDS encoding vitamin B12-dependent ribonucleotide reductase, protein MKIERHFTKGNKGLYPNLTWVRKDSKITNTDGSVVFEANGVEVPDFWSQVATDILAQKYFRRKGVPKYLKKIAEKGIPEWLQRSVPDDEKLSALNPEDRFVGESDSKQVFHRLAGCWTYWGYKHGYFTDEDSARVFYEEVIFMLASQMAAPNSPQWFNTGLHWAYGIDGKSQGHYYVDPKSGKLVRSASSYEHPQPHACFIQSVDDDLVNEGGIMDLWVREARLFKYGSGTGTNFSNLRSANEPLSGGGKSSGLMSFLKIGDRAAGAIKSGGTTRRAAKMVCLDMDHPDIEEFIDWKVQEEKKVASLVTGSILNNRLLNDIMGACSAAKQTLGEEAYDPAANVDLKKAIQKARKAFVPDNYIKRVIDLSKQGYKDLLFEELTTDWQSEAYNTVSGQNSNNSVRITNEFMEAVEKDLPFNLYFRTEKERARAAGREAKPSKTLRARDLWEKIANAAWNSADPGTQYHSTINEWHTCPEDGAINASNPCSEYMFLDNTACNLASANLVKFLKEDGSFDVEGYRYLNKVWTIILEVSVLMAQFPSKEIAELSYKFRTLGLGYANLGSLLMIMGIPYDSQEAMAVTGAISSIMHMSSYATSAEMAKELGPFAGYEKNKDHMLRVIRNHRRAAYNAPKEEYEGLTITPVGINPSFLPSYLLEAAKEDSDRALELGELYGYRNAQVTVIAPTGTIGLVMDCDTTGIEPDFALVKYKKLAGGGYFKIINQSVPAALKKLGYSQAEQDAIVNYCKGHATFNGAPGVNTARLKEKGFTEDVLEKLEKQLPFVFDIQFAFNKFTLGEDFLSKTLGIDATVYNSMSFNLLETLGFSADEIAQANDYVCGTMTIENAPFIKEKDLAVFDCANKCGKYGKRFLSYQSHIRIMAAAQPFISGAISKTINLPEEATIEDVKNAYLMSWKVMIKANALYRDGSKLSQPLNSVFQLLSAVGEEEEELQTSSAPKSVTEVAEKLVYKYIAERRKLPHRRAGYTQKAMVGGHKVYLRTGEYEDGQLGEIFIDMHKEGAAFRSLTNAFAIAVSLGLQHGVPLEEFVEAFTFFKFEPNGMVSGNPHIKMSTSVIDYIFRELAITYLGRYDLAQVSPEDLRTDEVGRKAEPAKDLVGKQESSGFRAPLQVAPISMKSVLEEKPEPVAVAGGTQPTAAQSAAATLKIIGEARTKGYTGDSCTECGSFQMVRNGACLKCISCGSTTGCS, encoded by the coding sequence ATGAAAATTGAGAGGCATTTTACCAAAGGGAATAAGGGTTTGTACCCGAATCTTACTTGGGTCCGTAAGGATTCTAAAATTACGAATACTGACGGGTCAGTTGTATTTGAGGCTAACGGAGTCGAAGTTCCGGATTTTTGGTCACAGGTAGCAACGGATATTCTCGCGCAGAAATACTTTCGCCGAAAAGGTGTTCCCAAATATCTTAAAAAAATTGCAGAAAAAGGAATCCCAGAATGGCTACAACGTTCGGTTCCTGATGATGAAAAACTCTCCGCCCTCAATCCAGAAGACCGGTTTGTAGGAGAATCTGATTCCAAACAAGTGTTCCACCGCCTTGCGGGATGTTGGACTTATTGGGGTTATAAACACGGTTATTTTACTGATGAAGATAGCGCTCGTGTTTTCTATGAAGAAGTTATTTTTATGCTCGCAAGCCAAATGGCTGCACCCAATTCCCCACAGTGGTTCAATACAGGACTCCACTGGGCTTATGGAATTGATGGAAAGTCACAAGGACATTATTATGTGGATCCAAAATCGGGAAAACTTGTAAGATCTGCCTCTTCTTACGAACACCCACAACCCCATGCATGTTTTATCCAATCTGTGGATGACGATTTAGTCAATGAAGGGGGAATCATGGACCTTTGGGTTCGTGAAGCTCGTCTTTTTAAATATGGATCGGGAACAGGAACCAATTTCTCAAACTTACGTTCCGCCAATGAACCCCTCTCTGGTGGTGGTAAAAGTTCAGGCCTAATGTCTTTCCTTAAGATCGGTGACAGAGCCGCTGGTGCGATCAAATCTGGGGGAACCACTCGTCGTGCGGCGAAGATGGTTTGTCTTGATATGGACCATCCAGACATCGAAGAGTTCATCGATTGGAAAGTACAAGAAGAGAAAAAAGTGGCATCCCTTGTCACAGGATCCATTCTTAACAATCGCCTCTTAAACGATATTATGGGAGCCTGCTCTGCCGCCAAACAAACACTTGGTGAAGAAGCATACGACCCTGCTGCCAATGTGGATCTCAAAAAAGCGATTCAAAAAGCCAGAAAAGCATTTGTTCCAGACAACTACATCAAACGAGTGATCGACCTTTCCAAACAAGGTTACAAAGACCTGCTCTTTGAAGAATTGACCACTGACTGGCAATCCGAAGCTTACAACACTGTCTCTGGACAAAACTCCAACAACTCTGTGCGGATCACAAATGAGTTTATGGAAGCAGTCGAAAAGGACCTCCCTTTTAATCTCTACTTCCGAACAGAAAAAGAAAGAGCTCGTGCTGCGGGTCGTGAAGCAAAACCTTCCAAAACCCTGCGGGCACGTGACCTTTGGGAAAAAATTGCCAATGCCGCTTGGAACTCTGCCGATCCTGGAACACAATATCATAGTACGATCAATGAATGGCATACTTGTCCAGAAGACGGTGCCATCAATGCATCGAACCCATGTTCAGAGTATATGTTCCTCGACAATACAGCATGTAACTTGGCATCCGCTAACCTTGTTAAATTCTTAAAAGAAGATGGAAGCTTTGACGTTGAAGGATATCGTTACTTAAACAAAGTTTGGACCATCATCTTAGAAGTGTCTGTGCTTATGGCGCAGTTCCCTTCCAAAGAAATTGCAGAACTATCCTACAAGTTCAGAACCTTGGGACTTGGTTACGCAAACCTTGGATCTCTTCTTATGATCATGGGAATTCCTTATGATTCACAAGAAGCGATGGCTGTCACTGGTGCAATCTCTTCGATTATGCATATGTCCTCGTATGCAACTTCGGCAGAAATGGCAAAAGAACTCGGACCATTCGCTGGATACGAAAAAAACAAGGATCATATGCTCCGAGTGATTCGTAACCATAGACGTGCCGCTTACAATGCTCCGAAAGAAGAATACGAAGGACTGACCATCACTCCTGTGGGAATCAATCCATCATTTCTTCCTTCTTACTTACTCGAAGCAGCAAAAGAAGATTCTGACCGAGCTTTGGAACTTGGGGAATTGTATGGATATCGCAACGCCCAAGTAACAGTGATTGCCCCAACAGGAACCATTGGACTTGTGATGGACTGCGATACCACAGGAATTGAACCAGACTTTGCTCTAGTGAAATACAAAAAATTGGCTGGTGGTGGGTATTTCAAAATCATCAACCAATCCGTTCCTGCTGCCTTGAAAAAACTTGGTTATAGCCAAGCCGAACAAGATGCAATTGTAAACTACTGTAAAGGTCATGCTACTTTCAACGGAGCGCCAGGTGTAAACACGGCTCGTTTGAAAGAAAAAGGTTTTACAGAAGATGTATTGGAAAAACTAGAAAAACAACTTCCCTTTGTTTTCGATATCCAATTTGCATTCAACAAGTTCACGTTAGGTGAGGATTTCCTTTCAAAAACATTAGGAATCGATGCAACTGTTTACAACTCTATGAGTTTTAACCTTTTGGAAACATTGGGATTTTCGGCAGATGAAATTGCACAAGCAAACGATTATGTTTGTGGAACGATGACCATCGAAAATGCACCTTTCATCAAAGAGAAGGATCTAGCTGTTTTTGATTGTGCAAACAAATGCGGAAAATACGGAAAACGATTTTTATCTTATCAATCACATATCCGAATTATGGCTGCGGCTCAACCATTCATTTCGGGTGCCATCTCCAAAACGATCAATCTTCCCGAGGAGGCAACCATCGAGGATGTGAAAAATGCATACCTCATGTCTTGGAAAGTGATGATCAAAGCAAATGCACTTTATCGTGATGGATCTAAACTTTCACAACCACTGAACTCCGTATTCCAGTTGTTAAGTGCTGTGGGTGAAGAAGAGGAAGAACTTCAAACTTCTTCTGCTCCAAAATCGGTGACTGAAGTTGCAGAAAAACTAGTGTATAAATACATTGCGGAAAGGAGAAAACTCCCACACCGTCGTGCAGGTTACACACAAAAAGCTATGGTGGGTGGTCACAAAGTATACCTTCGCACAGGAGAATACGAAGATGGCCAACTCGGTGAAATCTTTATCGATATGCATAAAGAAGGAGCGGCTTTCCGTTCTCTTACGAACGCATTTGCGATTGCGGTTTCCCTTGGCCTCCAACATGGAGTTCCATTAGAAGAATTTGTAGAAGCATTCACTTTCTTCAAGTTTGAACCAAATGGTATGGTTTCTGGCAATCCTCATATTAAGATGTCAACCTCTGTGATCGATTACATCTTTAGAGAACTTGCCATAACCTACCTAGGACGATACGACTTGGCACAAGTATCACCAGAGGATCTAAGAACTGATGAAGTAGGAAGGAAAGCAGAACCTGCAAAGGATCTAGTGGGAAAGCAGGAAAGTAGCGGGTTTCGTGCTCCGCTACAAGTGGCACCCATTTCTATGAAGTCTGTATTGGAAGAAAAACCGGAACCGGTGGCTGTGGCTGGTGGCACTCAACCAACGGCAGCACAATCAGCAGCGGCAACTCTGAAAATCATTGGGGAAGCTAGAACGAAAGGGTATACAGGAGATTCCTGTACCGAATGTGGTTCCTTCCAAATGGTTCGTAACGGTGCTTGCCTCAAATGTATCTCTTGCGGATCCACGACAGGTTGTTCGTAA